In the genome of Synechococcus sp. CB0101, the window AATCACCCGCCGGTGGCCCTGATGCAGCCCATCAAAACTGCCCAGGGCGATCGCCGTGGGTCGTGCGGCTTGCTCGGGGCTGCGCAGAGGAATCAAGGCCGGTTCACCAACAAGCGCTTCCAGGCCCTCGCCGCCGGCATCCTCCCATGGCAGGTTTGGGCCATCTCCGGCGCCCTCGCTCCTCCCCATGGCCGATCGCCTCGACCTGCAACTGATCTCCGCGGCCCTGCGGCGCCTGGGCTGGATCCGGCTCTGGTCTCAGGTGGTTCTGGGGGTGGTGGTGATGGGAGTGCTGCTGTTCAACAACATCGGCGGCCAGATCGCCGCCCGGGCCGACAAAGCCCTTGGCCTGGGCCCTGGCCTCTCGCTCACAAGCCTGGCCTTCCTGGTGCTGCTCTGGTCGATCTGGCAGAGCGGCCTGATTGTGCGCTGCGGCCGTGCTCTCAATGGAGCCGTGCACCCGAGCAAGGGTGAAACCGCTCGCTTGATCAAACGCAGCGTGTTGGCCGACCTCGTGGGCCTCACCCTTGGCACCGTGGGGTATCAATCACTGGCCGGGAGCCTGTTTGTGCAGGCCTCCATGCAGGCGGGTTTTGCCTTCGGTGGAGCGATGAGCACCCCCGGCGGCCGGATCACCAACTACCCGATCACGTCGCTGGAGATGCTCTCGGTGTTGAGCAACACCCAGGTGCTGTTTGCCCACGTGATCGGGCTGTGGATCAGCA includes:
- a CDS encoding DUF3611 family protein yields the protein MADRLDLQLISAALRRLGWIRLWSQVVLGVVVMGVLLFNNIGGQIAARADKALGLGPGLSLTSLAFLVLLWSIWQSGLIVRCGRALNGAVHPSKGETARLIKRSVLADLVGLTLGTVGYQSLAGSLFVQASMQAGFAFGGAMSTPGGRITNYPITSLEMLSVLSNTQVLFAHVIGLWISIWLLQRIYRPMGS